In one Magallana gigas chromosome 9, xbMagGiga1.1, whole genome shotgun sequence genomic region, the following are encoded:
- the LOC105345048 gene encoding uncharacterized protein → MSKSDFLSWDDDIDLDASLGDYTEDDDNDVQHKKPKKDPPSDAGFRCPVCSRVLKTIASFRGHVTKQHDKPHLKAHQHKANNTAENPTSKTTSTDLHTSIADIFPAIFEATLKSIAKDPMHKLFSESEVTLLCRVVLCLSGVHQFFLDTFMTVFSVGRTLCSTLDREYMFQKFHQTTVSADFTRGYMLLFGTLTFTSQGICNFVNILMMELMGNLIKERAESALKKAASEHEPISDSDQNILFYVCGFIARSMKKRYSRSKSACPKKKKCLEKLVLKSPNSTSISRFSNWVSKNDRGGLLYSCDDFFLLVREFEMSIRKHVNLQNLSAKTLLCDNLKEHVLESFMVKHYCDKLFGDIDGDMDIVQSTILEDILCLFLTVRGYAITRVKRNELAKVSQPKKKCSGLRHSLKALTANLNS, encoded by the exons ATGTCTAAGTCAGACTTTCTTTCTTGGGATGATGATATAGATCTTGATGCATCGCTGGGAGATTATACAGAGGACGATGACAACGATGTGCAACACAAGAAGCCCAAAAAAGATCCCCCTTCTGATGCTGGTTTCCGTTGCCCAGTGTGCAGTAGAGTCCTGAAAACCATAGCCAGTTTCCGTGGGCATGTCACCAAACAGCATGATAAGCCCCATCTCAAAG CTCATCAACATAAAGCAAACAACACGGCTGAGAATCCTACCTCCAAGACCACCTCCACAGATCTTCACACCTCCATTGCAGATATTTTTCCCGCTATCTTTGAGGCTACCCTGAAGAGCATTGCCAAGGACCCCATGCACAAGTTGTTCAGTGAAAGTGAAGTCACTTTGTTGTGTCGTGTGGTGTTGTGTTTGTCGGGAGTACACCAGTTTTTCCTGGATACCTTCATGACCGTTTTCTCTGTGGGGAGGACCCTGTGTAGTACCTTGGACAGGGAGTACATGTTTCAGAAGTTCCACCAGACAACAGTGAGTGCAGATTTTACTCGTGGTTACATGCTGCTATTTGGGACTTTAACTTTTACCAGTCAGGGCATTTGCAACTTTGTGAACATTTTGATGATGGAACTTATGGGGAACCTCATCAAGGAGCGAGCAGAATCGGCGCTTAAGAAAGCTGCATCGGAGCATGAGCCCATCTCGGACAGTGACcagaacattttgttttatgtttgtgGCTTTATTGCGAGATCGATGAAGAAGCGTTACTCAAGATCAAAGAGTGCTTGCCCGAAGAAGAAAAAGTGCCTGGAAAAACTTGTGCTGAAATCCCCCAATTCCACCTCCATAAGCCGCTTTAGCAACTGGGTGTCGAAGAACGACCGTGGGGGCCTGCTTTACTCATGTGACGACTTTTTCCTCCTAGTTCGAGAGTTCGAGATGTCCATCAGAAAACATGTCAACTTACAGAACTTGTCTGCCAAAACTTTGTTATGTGACAACCTTAAAGAACATGTGCTAGAGTCTTTCATGGTAAAACATTATTGTGATAAACTGTTTGGCGACATTGATGGCGACATGGACATTGTTCAAAGTACCATACTCGAGGACATCTTGTGCCTATTTTTGACAGTCCGAGGATATGCCA